A region from the Litoribacterium kuwaitense genome encodes:
- a CDS encoding MDR family MFS transporter produces MKKVPHQWKVVITVLLGTFTVILNNSMLNPAIPEFRHIFNATPVAVGWIISIFMVGMGMTMPLTGFLSSKFGKKKVYMTGLAIFVIASFLGSLAWNLGSLVAFRGIQGVGGGMMMPLSMAFIFDAFPREQRGKAMGVWGVAAMVAPSIGPTLGGFLVEFANWHYLFLCNIPVGIIGFMAAQKYLKKESGDRERMFDVKGFVFVTVGVGLVMVVLSRVRSVAEALDPLNITLLIIGIISFIAFVLVERKTETPLLDVSLFRIPAYTISVWVTVSSSISLFAGIYLLPLLIQDVYGYNAVVTGLVLLPGAICTGIFMNVGGRLLDKSGPTKVVTVGLVIMAIAFMMLGQIEVATSMWFLVVLMGVRGVGNGLTNIPATTTGMNSIPDKDVAQGSAMNNVIRQISSAFAVVFASLYFQLRSNALEPSIGEKAAQLGAITEFFWITGFLLALTIPAGILLGRTTSAPRKKASSEPHGA; encoded by the coding sequence ATGAAAAAGGTTCCCCATCAGTGGAAGGTCGTTATTACTGTATTGCTTGGGACGTTTACTGTCATTTTGAACAATAGTATGCTCAATCCGGCGATTCCGGAATTTCGTCATATATTTAATGCAACCCCAGTGGCAGTCGGCTGGATTATTTCAATCTTTATGGTTGGCATGGGAATGACGATGCCGCTGACAGGTTTTTTGTCCAGTAAATTTGGCAAAAAGAAGGTTTATATGACTGGATTGGCGATCTTCGTCATTGCTTCGTTCCTTGGTTCACTTGCCTGGAACCTCGGGTCATTGGTTGCTTTTCGAGGCATACAGGGAGTGGGCGGCGGAATGATGATGCCGCTCTCGATGGCGTTTATTTTTGACGCTTTTCCGCGCGAGCAGCGTGGTAAAGCGATGGGCGTATGGGGTGTAGCGGCAATGGTCGCTCCATCCATCGGGCCAACTTTAGGCGGCTTTCTCGTGGAATTTGCTAATTGGCACTATTTGTTTTTATGTAATATTCCAGTAGGTATTATCGGATTTATGGCTGCACAAAAGTATTTGAAAAAAGAATCTGGAGATCGAGAGCGAATGTTTGACGTTAAAGGTTTTGTCTTTGTGACGGTCGGTGTTGGGCTTGTTATGGTTGTCCTTAGCCGTGTTCGATCGGTAGCAGAAGCGCTAGATCCGTTGAACATCACATTATTGATCATTGGAATAATATCATTCATCGCGTTTGTGCTCGTTGAACGGAAAACGGAAACTCCATTACTAGACGTATCGTTATTTCGAATCCCAGCCTACACAATTTCAGTATGGGTGACCGTTTCCTCGTCTATTAGTCTTTTTGCAGGCATTTACTTATTGCCTCTCTTAATTCAGGACGTCTACGGCTACAATGCTGTTGTGACTGGACTCGTTTTGTTGCCGGGAGCGATTTGTACAGGAATATTCATGAATGTTGGGGGAAGGCTTCTTGATAAATCAGGCCCGACAAAGGTCGTGACAGTAGGTTTAGTCATTATGGCAATTGCATTTATGATGCTCGGACAAATTGAGGTGGCCACGTCGATGTGGTTTCTCGTTGTATTAATGGGTGTTCGTGGAGTTGGGAATGGATTAACGAATATTCCAGCGACCACGACAGGCATGAATAGCATCCCAGATAAAGATGTCGCTCAAGGATCAGCGATGAACAATGTGATTCGCCAAATAAGCTCTGCGTTTGCAGTTGTTTTTGCTTCGTTGTATTTTCAGCTCCGTTCAAACGCATTAGAGCCGTCCATAGGAGAAAAGGCAGCACAGCTAGGAGCAATTACCGAATTTTTCTGGATTACTGGTTTTTTACTCGCATTAACGATACCAGCGGGCATATTGCTGGGGAGAACGACCAGTGCACCGAGAAAAAAAGCGTCATCTGAACCGCATGGAGCGTAA
- a CDS encoding ABC transporter ATP-binding protein — protein MKRIFGFLKNYKLATAVALSLMVFELAVELIQPMIIGQIIDKGIVQQDVSTIYWYGGILLGLSLLAFGAGLLTSFYAAHASQGVSYDLREKLYAKIQSFAYSNFNQFPTSSLITRLTADIVQVQNVVFMALRFATRAPLFVISGTVMAFFIDWQIALVLFIFMPVLGLFMYIVLKRVHGKFRVVQKKLDHVNRVMQENLAGMRLIKAFLRRKHENKRFAKASKDLKDTAVSAMQIVEIAMPTGMFIMNLSIIAILWFGELQVATMNASSGDVVAIINYATRVMGSLTAFSMIALGFSRAQASADRIGEVLDTNADVNDDKVGEKTLAHSGEGRIQFNDVSFRYPNNSQDVVQDVTIDIRPGERIAVLGATGSGKTSLFQLIPRLYEATAGQVLVNGIDVQDYRLDALRRQMGYVPQEVILFSGTVAHNIAWGKEEATQEEIREAAVAAQIHETIMNLPKQYETHLGQKGVNLSGGQKQRLSIARALVRRPSILLLDDSTSALDVKTEGKLLEALKTYQCTTLLITQKVSTTTQTDRILLMEDGRLRASGTHEELLAYDELYQTIYASQVGEEGEHIAK, from the coding sequence ATGAAAAGAATTTTCGGTTTTCTGAAGAATTACAAATTAGCGACAGCTGTAGCTCTTTCGCTTATGGTTTTTGAGTTAGCTGTTGAGCTTATTCAGCCAATGATTATTGGTCAAATCATCGATAAAGGTATTGTCCAACAAGATGTGTCTACGATTTATTGGTATGGGGGGATTCTTTTAGGCCTTTCGTTGTTAGCGTTTGGGGCAGGTTTGCTTACTTCTTTTTATGCCGCTCATGCGAGTCAAGGTGTCAGTTACGATTTGCGAGAAAAGCTCTATGCTAAAATACAGTCTTTCGCGTACTCAAATTTTAATCAATTTCCAACGTCCTCATTGATTACAAGATTGACTGCCGATATTGTTCAAGTGCAGAATGTCGTATTTATGGCGTTACGCTTTGCGACGAGAGCGCCGTTATTTGTCATTTCCGGGACCGTCATGGCTTTTTTTATTGATTGGCAGATTGCGCTCGTATTGTTTATTTTCATGCCCGTATTAGGCTTATTTATGTACATCGTATTAAAACGGGTTCATGGGAAATTTAGAGTTGTGCAAAAGAAGCTTGATCATGTAAACAGAGTGATGCAAGAAAACCTAGCGGGGATGCGCTTAATTAAAGCGTTTCTAAGAAGAAAACATGAGAACAAACGTTTTGCAAAGGCAAGTAAAGACTTGAAGGATACAGCAGTTTCAGCGATGCAAATTGTTGAAATCGCTATGCCGACGGGAATGTTTATTATGAACCTTAGTATCATCGCGATCTTATGGTTTGGCGAACTGCAAGTGGCGACAATGAACGCTTCGTCCGGGGATGTTGTCGCGATTATTAACTATGCAACACGGGTCATGGGCTCACTAACAGCATTCTCAATGATTGCTTTAGGATTTTCACGGGCGCAAGCGTCAGCAGATCGAATAGGGGAAGTGCTCGATACGAATGCTGACGTAAATGATGATAAAGTTGGAGAAAAAACACTTGCCCATTCAGGGGAAGGGCGGATTCAATTTAACGACGTATCATTTCGTTATCCAAACAACAGCCAAGATGTTGTACAGGACGTCACGATCGACATTCGTCCTGGTGAACGGATTGCAGTCCTTGGTGCAACGGGTTCAGGTAAAACGTCTTTGTTTCAGCTGATTCCACGACTTTACGAAGCAACAGCAGGTCAAGTTTTGGTAAATGGTATTGATGTGCAGGATTACCGGCTGGATGCTTTGCGCAGACAGATGGGCTATGTGCCTCAAGAAGTCATTTTGTTCTCGGGAACCGTGGCGCATAATATCGCTTGGGGAAAGGAAGAAGCAACACAAGAGGAGATTCGCGAGGCAGCAGTGGCGGCGCAAATCCATGAGACGATTATGAACCTGCCGAAACAATACGAGACACATTTAGGTCAAAAAGGCGTCAATCTATCCGGGGGACAAAAGCAAAGGCTGTCTATTGCAAGAGCGCTTGTGCGCAGACCTTCGATACTGCTTTTGGATGATAGCACAAGTGCGCTCGACGTAAAAACGGAAGGGAAACTGCTAGAAGCGTTAAAAACGTACCAATGTACGACGTTGCTCATTACGCAAAAGGTGAGCACGACAACACAGACAGATCGGATCCTCCTGATGGAAGATGGGCGTTTACGAGC